atttaaaaaatataactattataaaattataaaaatacaataacaCGACCAAACTGGAACAAACGTTTCCGATAcgttatcataaaaaaaaactctaacTTGAAACTCGGACGATAAAGTAGTCAAGTGTTTTTTTGTTACTGAAAAAAGAGGACGCAACTGTACGGTAATGGCCGCAGAGCgcgtatatttaaaataaggtaagctttaacgaaaaattgaattattgtgCAGAACTAAATCCTCGATGACAACTAATCGAACTCgaatctaaaataaattaaaaacttaaactctactcaaataataaattttagtagcATCTAtttaaaacttcccgctaagaaaatttaccattttagaaaaataaatttattatattatcagTTCGCAAGCAGACGTTTCAAGACAACTCTTATAATTACGTATTCATGTGTATCGGTGATAAGAAACATCTTATCAGGTTCATCACAACCAGTCAGTTATGTACATCTATTGGCCAATAACAAGTTTTATATTCAGTTACAATGAAGCCGTTTAATCATTTAAGAATATTAAACTTTTCTCCtcaacttaaattattatttgtaagcttatatttttatttttagtaataattaatttgatcataatcgattgatttattattttagaaacgACCGTTTAGCGttgcagcagcagcagcagaagCAGCAACAGAACCGCAGTTTATTGGCATAAAATCGAAATTCACAAACGTTCTCAAGTTTATTAACAGCGATAGTTATGAAGCCATACCAATATACAGAATTTTATCTTCTCCAATCACCAATAATATTGATCCTAATGATTCTTTAATTAAggtattcattaatttatattaatctaAGTGGTTTCTAActtatttttgtgttaaatttcatGATAAACGTCCAGCTGGatagagaaaaattattaaaaatgtatcgTGACATGATTAGAATTTCCGTGATGGACAAAATTCTCTACGAATCTCAACGACAAGGccgtatttcattttatatgaCAAATACTGGTGAAGAAGCTCTACAAGTAGGATCAGCATCCGCTTTGTCACTAGATGAcgttatttatgggcaatatcgTGAAGTCGGAGTCTTGATGTGGCGAGGCTACCcatattctaaatttttaaatcaatgttACGGTAATTGTAATGACCTAGGTAAAGGTAAACAAATGCCAGTTCATTATGGAtgtaaagaattaaattttacaactATTTCATCGCCACTTGGTACTCAAATGCCTCAAggtattttaaatatgtttttttaaatctacttACAACTAAtactaatttataaaaaataattttagcttCGGGAGCAGCGTACGCACTTAAATTAACGAAACGTAATGCATGTGTCGTCTGTTATTTTGGTGAAGGAGGAGCGAGTGAAGGTGATGCTCATCCAGCCCTAAACTTTGCTGCCACTCTTGACTgtccaattatttttatatggtattatttagttttttttatatatctttgtgttaaatgaatgaaatatatttatttatttattgttgtaGCCGTAATAATGGATACGCAATATCAACTCCTGCAAATGAACAATACCGAGGTGATGGAATAGCAGCCCGTGGACCAGCATACGGAATTCAAACAGTCCGAGTAGACGGCAATGACATACTAGCGATGCATCATGCTACTAAAGTTGCACGTGACTATTGTATTGATAACGGAAAACCTGTTTTAATAGAAGCTATGACTTAccggtaattattttaaacttttatttatttttaaccttTATTAATGTCtctgaaatgtattttttattttcataagtGTAAACCATCACAGTACATCAGATGACAGTACAGCTTATCGATcaattgaagaaataaatcaATGGATTAAGCAATCTCccataattaaatttcgtgaatatttaaaaacaattggcCTGTGGGATGACGAAAAAGAATCAGAGTTACATAAATCAACGCAATCAGAATTTATGACAGAGTTTACAGCTGCTGAAAAACTATTAAAGCCCCATTGGAAAGAATTGTTTACTGATGTCTACCATGACATGCCAGCACACATAAAgtaatctatttatttttttttaaattataaaaattttagattattaatttttataattataggaaacAAATGCTGACAATGGAAGAGCATTTAAAGGAATATGGACAACACTATCCTCTGAAAGAATTtcaatcaaattaatttataaattcaataaagCTGTAAACATTAAgacttgttaatttttatattgttgaatttattaataaaaattctattttcaatgatatatatttataatacaagTTAATTAATAGATATATTTACTCGAGATTTATTGAGTAAGATTATCAGCAAGatctttgtatttttgtaATCTAAATTCTTTTCTAGCTTCATCCAGCAGCACATTGTGGATTAGTTGACTTTTATATGGATTGACTTGGTCTATACTGGGAAAAGGATTccctataataaaaaaacaaaatgaataaataaataaataataataataataatagtgtaaattttgataactttATAAACCTTTGAGTTCAAGAACAGAGTTCCAGTAGCAAGCATCGGGATAACGTTTTTCAAGTCGATGCATTTTGGTAAAAGACGTATTTGAGTAGTCTTGATATCTCGGTACCAAAACTTTAAACAATTTATGAACATACTGCTTTTCTAAAATCCAAAAGTCAGCCAGGGCCATCGTTTCCTCGTGACTCGGTCCATGACGAATAGCTTCTGATATCAgctatgaaaataataaactaattaaataaatgatattaataataataattattattattattatttttaccctGTCAGCGTAACCTCTAACTTCATCGGCACGGTTGTAAAACAATTCAATTCTCTCATATTTAAAAAGTGCTGTCAatgttttttggatttttctaACTCTGCCTTCAGGTCCATCAAAACTTTTAAGCCTTCTAGCTTTATTctgaactttaaaatttaattgtgataCTAAATTTGTAACTTTAGCTtgattcattattaattatgaggttataaatgttataaatttatcatcaacAAGGTACCAACACACACATAGAAACAGAAACGTCTATTATCTATATTgtcgttattaaattttttctatattacACTGTAGTAAATTGTAATTGTGAGTTGCTCCTTAATACTAGTTATATAcatatcataataataattaatataattttcaattcttgAAATTCTATAACGCCTGCAAGTGCCTGTAACATATATATCACTTTATCACTTTACCTTTGTtatgaataatataaattgttttattaaattatataaataagctGTTCTGTGTTCTGTtgtgttattaaaattaaatgaatatttatatttaaaataaaataaaggttagtgtatttaatttattgtcattttaattaacagataaataattaaatgctgattatttttattgcataaAACAGTTATTAATATGCAGAAGACACCGGTATCTATTTTACAAGAAATGATGGTTAAAAAAGGAACAGTGCCTCACTATGAACTGATACATGACGGAGGTGGTACACATGAAAATACATTTACTTATCAAGTTTCCTGTCAAGGTTTATATGCAAATGGTACTGGCCGATGTAAAAAAGATGCTAAACATTTAGCGGCTATGAATATGTTGGAAACAATCGCCgcggaaaataattatttggctTTGCCGCCGATTCCTGGCGAGTCACCGGTCAGAACGATGCCTACTCCTCATATTTTGTCTGCTGATGAACCATTTGTCAATGCCATCGGTGAATtacaggtaatttttatttattttaaattaataagtagatcaagacattaaaaaagattacaaacaaattgttatattttattttttaaaatttataggaTTTGTGTGCTGAAGCGGGACTTCCAGATCCAATATATGAAACAGTAGGCGACGAAGGTCCAGCTCACGCTAAAATATTTACGATTCactgtaaaatatatacaattactGAGGAAGGGAGATCAACGACTAAAAAACATGCAAAACATTTGGCAGCCAGAAAAATGGGCGATCGTATCAAAAACTTGATCGACAATGCGGTAAGCACACACGATCTGGTTAAAAATGAgcttgaagaaaataattcctCTTCTGATAATAATTTCCCTGATACTGTTGACGTAATTGACACCATTAATGCTATTGATGCTATTGAtgttattgatttttcaaagCTGTCTCTACATTATAAAACTAGTCTCGGGGTTAAACTTTCCGAGTTTCATACAAAGTTAAAAACTACTTTCGACGATGATGAGTTACGGGAGTCTGTTATCAAAAAGTTAAATCAATTTGCTGAAGAATATTTGGGTACTGATGATCATAATGATTTAGAATACGATTCATACCTCaatcaattgaaaattaatttcaataatattatttcaacGTTAAATATCAGTGCTGTAATTTATTCGATTCGAACGATTGAACCAAGTACAGAGtgtatatcaattattttggaTTCTGTTCCCGAGATTGTTGAGTGTGCTATAGGAAAATCTAGAGACAAAAATCTGTTAAGAAGTTTGTTTACTCGTATTATAAAAACCCTAAGTCTACTTTTGACGTAgcatcatttattattattttttttaccaaaaatgtATAAAGTTAAAGAATTAGttaaagagtttttttttttttttcataaaaaataatacaacgCCTATTTCTACtagttattttattgtcaGTACAAATAAAGCACATctctatacatattttttttgctattacGTATTAAAAAGCTCAATTATTGAGActgttaaaaacaaaaacattgTGATGTAtcatgtaattattatttaagatttaataatccagtggatttaaataactatattttttattttatccgttaatttaattattggtggctattaaatattaacaaactcaaataaaaaaattcgacaaataaagagtaaaaaaaatgttattttttatttaatatcacaAAGAAGCGCAACTCCACGTAGTGTCCAGTGTCTAGGATTGTGATCGGTCTCAAAATCAATAGATCCGACGTATTTCTGATCAGTTCGCTGAGGTTTACGATAAATAGGGCACTCATAGAGCTTCGGATCTTTACCAGCAGTTGTATTTATCGCGTAAATATATATCACCGGCATTTGTTCATACAAAACTTTTGGTTTGCTTTCAACTAGTTTTGAAGATTTACGATCTAGTGAAGCACCTTCCAAAAAAAGACCGTGTACATAAACTCCTTCTTGTACTTGTTCCTTAATATCCTCTTTATTGTAACGTGTGATTAAATTTTGCAATACCACTGAATCTAGAGCCCAGCCTTTGTGAGCTCGTGTCACttccttaaatatttttttttttttttcagtaataatttataaataaatattatttaaaaactttttcgtaTACCTGACGCATGGCTGTTAGAAATCCTTGTGGATTAAAAAATCCCGTCATCCAAAAAACATTTGGTCTACCGTGTGCACACCAGTGTCGGAATTGAGAGTCACGTTCTAAAAGTTCTGTATACCAGAATCCTAGAGTTGCCGATtcccatgatattttttgCCATTTTTCAGGTATTCTCGCATCGTACATTGAATCAAGCGCTACTTTTAATCCTTGGCTCATTATTATTGTACCATCAATTGCCAATTTCAAATCTGTTAGTGTTGATTGTACTTCTCTAATTACTTTGgtcattctgaaaatataaataacacgattaaaattaaataataatttatataaattttttttttttatattaaaataataaccgaTCAATTTCTTGTCGTAAGAAAATATTCATAGGCAATAATGCGCCCATTCGTTGTAAAGCATCACGAACTTGAAATGAATTATATTGTTTAGGTAATTTAGCTAGCATATCATCAGCAAGTCTATAAACAACACTTTCTCTAGACTCTCCGCCTTGTGAGCCACCTTCTTTCGGCTGGACATTGAGTATAGCGTCAAGAATAccttttgccgtattaatttGATAAGTAATATCGGCATTTGAATGGAGACCAAATACTTCTGGAGTATCCGCACCAGGTAAATTGTTTATGTACTCCATGTAGCCTTGGATATTTCGTGTTTGAGGTACTTTATACCCtttgtaaaattcaaaacCCGGTCTTAAAAGTACATCGCAAAACCATACGTGAGTGAATGTCGTCAGTAGACGTTTATCAAAGTCATCGGTAACTCTTCCGCCGTATTGAACTTCACCGAGCATGTAACAAATAGTTGACCAGGAGACACCTTTTTTTGGATCCATATCATCAAGgtgattttgaataaattggaCCGATGCGGCAAAATCTGCTTGATTAAATTCATAGGGTATATTCCAACCGAGTGGACCGAATTTACGTCTTTCTTGGACTACTGTATGTAAAAATGCAACTGCGTATAGTAACGGGGGCCACTGTGGCTGTGTAGAATAGTCAAGTGTATCTTGTGTTACACCTTGATATGTTCTTTTAAGACTTGCTCTTATTCCTTGTGGTGGttcatttgtaaatttaattgccatcttttaaaaataaaaaacccctttatttatattattttattttatttttttttttaacaaatattacCTGTAATAATCCAATAGGAAATTGGGGATGAACTTCTGTTGTCATCCAAAGTCTAAAAGATTCATGGATACTATCAGTTTCGACAAGTGTATCCATAGCTTCGCTACAAAATGGCAATGACAGATGaacattttgtaataatacCCATCCACCGTCATTCATAGcttcacttattaattttctagCATGAAATTCTTGTCCTTGACCCATTGACACTGCTCTTAAtgctaaaaataaacttaataattatatttaagaataataaacaacacgataattatttattgatattatttactaGTAGTTTTGATCTTAGCAAGAGCAGTAATTTGTGGAGAAGGATCAGATCCAATTGACAGAATACAAATTAATGGAGATCTTGGTTCTGATTCAAGCCACGTAGCGTcaagatctaaaattttagcTTCACCGTACTCTTTACCCAACGaatcaataatatatttttttgcctGTGACAATGTTCGATCGGGACTCCACGATCTGATAAGCAGCAATTTCCGAAATACATCAAGACTTTTCTGATAACCACAAGGCAATTCTTCTTCCTCTGGTCTTTCTTTTTCATACCAAATTCTCCATTCCCTTTCGCTAAACtcaattttagttaaaatttcgGAAAATACTTCAAGTTTACTTATCTCAACTAAATTAAGCCACGTAATATCAAGAATCCATCTAAATGGTTTAGGAGTGACAGCATTAAGATCTAAAGACGCACCTCCTTTTATAAAAGCCATAAATTCAACATGAGAAATAGATCCGCGATAGCAATCAATTTTCATAGCCAACATTAAAGTAAACAACGACTTGTGTCTCTCATATAAACTTCTTAAAGTAAATGCCCAAACTTCGTGAGtcaaatgattcaaaataatttcaattcgtTCTGATGTAATGGGACTTTTTGTTGATTTTGTAATAGCATTATCaaatatagttaaaaattgttttaatgaattttgatACATAACATTGACATTGCTCATTTCAacaatcaaaaaatataatatagaacCTCTGGCAGCAACAGCACGAAATTCTTCACGTGcaactgttatttttttttcagttaaagctgaaactttaagtttttCATTTACTGATTCAGCTGTAGATTTTGTTTCACGTAAAACACTTATTAGTGCCTCATCATCAACTAATGAACCTTCTGATGAAGTTAATCGATGTAAAAGTGTACTCTCTAATTCTTTCATAGTACGTTGATTAGTCATAACTGATTCAAATAGGGCAACTCGTTCAGCTTCAAGTTCtgatttttccattaaaattacTCGACCCAGCAATTGATCTTCTAAACCCTGCATAGTTACTGTAAAGTCAATAATTGAAGTTTTTGCTGATATCTCAGGACTATAAGCCGGATTTGGTAATTTTGTTGTTATATAAAGCATAAATCCTGGCATAACATCACATTCTTTATCACCAACAATAACTTTTTCAATAGAAccagatttaataaaatttttttccaatacatTGTCAATAACTGGATCTAATTCTTCAGCTACGTCTTCAATTAAAAGAGGCCTTCCTAATGACAAACTATCTTCCAAATGTGTTCGAAAATATTTGTGATTTAATGATGTTATttgtaattcattatttatttctttatttttaatccacATTTTACCTTGATTCTGAGGATCAACAAGTAATGGATAAGACGATGATTTAGTTACTATTAAAGCATTTTGTACAGATAATTCATCATTAGGTAAACCCTGAAGTGTCCATTCAGACACTGTAGCTGAATCAACAagcatattaataatatttaaatttttggtaaaaggAATATCACGAgtcattaaaatattcatcCATGATGTAACTAATCCTGCTCTATACTGTTGATTATAAGGTCCACAGTAAGACAAAAATCCAGTTGCTAATAAAACATCACCAACAAGTTTACCaagttgaattttaaattctccACTTTGTTCAGTCCATCTTATTTTTTCACCTCCTAATCCATTAATCAATGCAGTTGCTGCAGTCATTTTTCTTAAACATACATTAGCAGCTTCTGTTAATCTTTGTTTTTCATAAACCGCTGAATCATATTGTTCTTTAACAGCTTGTAGTGCCATTTCTCTTTCAGATAATTCTCTTTCAGCATTAGCTAAATCTTCCATAGCAACTTTAAGTCGTGCTTCTTGTAATGTAAGATTAGCTTTTAGAGGTAAAACTTCTTTATTAACAGAATGAAAAAAAGCCATTGCTTTTGTCCAAGATAATAAACCAGCTACATCACCACAAACACGTCTTGCTGTTTCCATATTATAATCTTCCATACGAAAATATGGTTCAAGTAATTCAaccatttcattatttattatatcttttggataattttgcaattgaagtaaaaatgttGTACTTGCCATCATTTTTAATGACTCTGCCCATGATGGTTTAGGACATTGATTTGTTGGATCTGGTATTACTGGACTAATTTTacgttgaaataaaattaatacacaGTCCATTATTCTCATAATTAAATGTGGTGGTCTTCCTAATTTTCTTACAGTTGCAATATGCGCAGGTTTAATAGTATTTAATGCTGCTTCAGCTTCTTCTAATGCTGGTTTTGCGGCTTCTAATTTTTGTTCAGCCCAAGCTTTTTCCTCAGCAATACAAGCAACAAGTGCTTCAGCTTTTTCTTTAACTTTTTgtacttgatttttaaatgtttcagCTTGCATTGCTCGTTCTGTTACTTCTAATAATACAGTTTCAGCTTTTTCTGATGCCGTTACCAATTCTTGTTCCATAActgctaaatctttttttaataattcaactgATATTGATGCTTCTTCTAATTTAGCAAGACCTGTATCCATTCTACGTGCTCCCTCACCAAGTTCATGTTGTTTTGcacgataaatatttttatatccaCCGATAAAATTAAGATAAGATTTTGGAGTAACATGTGTAGCACGACgaaatctttgaaaatattcattaGACGTTTCAGCAACAACATCTTGAATAGATCCCAATGCATTTACTAAATGAATTTTAACATCTGAACTACATGCTATTTCAAAATCATGAAGAAAATGATCTGCTACAAGAACTAAAGCGTCACGTGGCCAAGGTTGAAACCAATCAATAGTACATCCTGATATTAAAGCTGGAAATCTTTGAGCTCGATTACGAAATTTTTCACCTACAggtgaaaaacaaaaaacaacaTGTAAATTTTGGCATGttctttgtaaaaaaaaatccattacaagttcattatttattgttttttttggattttcacGTTTTATTATTGGCGTTAATTCGGAAATTATTTCTGCCTGTTCATCTcgtgtaaataaattacttataacACCAGAgcttaatatattatttaaatattctaaaaaacCTTCCTCTTTAATATCtaaatctgtaaaaataaatgtcgTGCCTTTACCTTGACTACCACATGATcgataaagaaattttaagtcTTCCAAAAAATTAGCAACATTATAAGATCTTGTTAATGTTATTTGAAATGTTTTATAACCGGCAATAAAAGATGataattttgttaaactttGTTTTCCTGATCCACCAACACCAACAAGCATCACATTACCACGTGGATGACGAATTACACGTGATATTTTAACTAAATGTAACATTGCATCaggaaaaaatactaaatcCATTCCAGCACCTCTTTGCATTTCATTAAATTGTGATAAAAACATTTCTAAACGATCtcgtaaaatttcattatcaaAAACAGGTTCATATACTTTAGGTAATTCCATATCTGCATCTTCACCTTCTTCTCCTGTAGGTTCTGGTGCATCACGCATAAAATCAACAAATGCTGGATCTTTATTCAACATTTTTACATATGATTCACCTAAATATTCATTAAcaacattaataatttgttgTTGAAACCATTTTTTATCAGATAATAAAGTTAAACGATCACTAAATACTCTTGTACATTCATGCTTCCAAAGaagcattaaataattttctttttcaataaCTGTCGATAGAGTACCAATCATACCCTGCCAAATTCGTGAAAGATCTCTAAGACTAAAAACATAATGAAATTTAGCTGGAGTTGGTAATAATTTAGCTCGAGTTATTTGCCATAAATGTCTTGTAAGAGGAaccatttttttaacaagaGATCTTATTTCTGATGAAAATCCTCTTTTGGTATTATAATGTCCTTCACCAAgaacactaaaaattttat
The DNA window shown above is from Microplitis mediator isolate UGA2020A chromosome 1, iyMicMedi2.1, whole genome shotgun sequence and carries:
- the LOC130670242 gene encoding RISC-loading complex subunit tarbp2-like, whose product is MQKTPVSILQEMMVKKGTVPHYELIHDGGGTHENTFTYQVSCQGLYANGTGRCKKDAKHLAAMNMLETIAAENNYLALPPIPGESPVRTMPTPHILSADEPFVNAIGELQDLCAEAGLPDPIYETVGDEGPAHAKIFTIHCKIYTITEEGRSTTKKHAKHLAARKMGDRIKNLIDNAVSTHDLVKNELEENNSSSDNNFPDTVDVIDTINAIDAIDVIDFSKLSLHYKTSLGVKLSEFHTKLKTTFDDDELRESVIKKLNQFAEEYLGTDDHNDLEYDSYLNQLKINFNNIISTLNISAVIYSIRTIEPSTECISIILDSVPEIVECAIGKSRDKNLLRSLFTRIIKTLSLLLT
- the LOC130670262 gene encoding 39S ribosomal protein L17, mitochondrial; the encoded protein is MNQAKVTNLVSQLNFKVQNKARRLKSFDGPEGRVRKIQKTLTALFKYERIELFYNRADEVRGYADRLISEAIRHGPSHEETMALADFWILEKQYVHKLFKVLVPRYQDYSNTSFTKMHRLEKRYPDACYWNSVLELKGNPFPSIDQVNPYKSQLIHNVLLDEARKEFRLQKYKDLADNLTQ
- the LOC130670224 gene encoding 2-oxoisovalerate dehydrogenase subunit alpha, mitochondrial, yielding MKPFNHLRILNFSPQLKLLFKRPFSVAAAAAEAATEPQFIGIKSKFTNVLKFINSDSYEAIPIYRILSSPITNNIDPNDSLIKLDREKLLKMYRDMIRISVMDKILYESQRQGRISFYMTNTGEEALQVGSASALSLDDVIYGQYREVGVLMWRGYPYSKFLNQCYGNCNDLGKGKQMPVHYGCKELNFTTISSPLGTQMPQASGAAYALKLTKRNACVVCYFGEGGASEGDAHPALNFAATLDCPIIFICRNNGYAISTPANEQYRGDGIAARGPAYGIQTVRVDGNDILAMHHATKVARDYCIDNGKPVLIEAMTYRVNHHSTSDDSTAYRSIEEINQWIKQSPIIKFREYLKTIGLWDDEKESELHKSTQSEFMTEFTAAEKLLKPHWKELFTDVYHDMPAHIKKQMLTMEEHLKEYGQHYPLKEFQSN